A stretch of the Amycolatopsis sp. BJA-103 genome encodes the following:
- the sigC gene encoding RNA polymerase sigma factor SigC translates to MAGARNHDDERVTALALDAARGDRRALEDWVRATQADVWRFVAHLADVSAADDLTQETYLRAFGSLRRFAGRSSSRTWLLSIARRVVVDRIRAASARPKLADVDWEATAERRGARQAEGVAGFEDLVELRMLLDGLDPERREVLVLTQVLGLSYAEAAEICGCPVGTVRSRIARAREDLLEAGRERDSI, encoded by the coding sequence ATGGCCGGGGCGCGCAACCACGACGACGAGCGGGTGACCGCGCTCGCTCTCGACGCCGCCCGCGGTGACCGGCGGGCGCTCGAGGACTGGGTGCGGGCCACGCAGGCCGACGTCTGGCGCTTCGTCGCGCACCTCGCCGACGTCAGTGCCGCCGACGATCTCACCCAGGAGACGTACCTGCGCGCCTTCGGCAGCCTGCGCAGGTTCGCCGGACGGTCCTCCTCGCGGACCTGGCTCCTTTCGATCGCACGCCGCGTGGTCGTCGACCGCATCCGGGCGGCTTCGGCTCGTCCGAAGCTCGCCGACGTCGACTGGGAAGCCACCGCCGAGCGCCGCGGCGCCCGTCAGGCGGAGGGTGTCGCGGGCTTCGAAGACCTCGTGGAGCTGCGGATGCTGCTCGACGGGCTCGACCCGGAGCGGCGTGAGGTCCTCGTCCTCACCCAGGTGCTGGGGCTTTCGTACGCCGAGGCCGCCGAGATCTGCGGCTGCCCGGTCGGCACCGTGCGCTCGCGCATCGCCCGCGCCCGCGAAGACCTGCTCGAAGCAGGCCGGGAGCGCGACTCCATCTAA
- a CDS encoding zf-HC2 domain-containing protein, translated as MKCETCREALSARLDGETEPAPPEAVDRHVAGCAACRSWLARAERLHRTLLVRPAPPVPDLTALIMERTPAPPSEGWPARIALALVAIAQLGLAFAQLLGVEDHGAGHGAETLVGHLSHESSAWNLAVGVGLGWAAFRTKAAAGQLPALTGFVALLLALSAGDLVTGQVTAGRVLTHGLVVLGLVLLFVVNRQHRLRTRPSPATTADSPDSYSTETDRETGEAPERPRQHKGFRRPASRHVA; from the coding sequence GTGAAGTGCGAGACCTGCCGCGAGGCCCTGTCGGCCCGGCTCGACGGCGAAACCGAACCCGCCCCGCCCGAGGCGGTCGACCGGCACGTCGCCGGCTGCGCCGCTTGCCGTTCTTGGCTCGCCCGCGCCGAACGGCTGCACCGGACGCTGCTGGTCCGGCCCGCTCCCCCGGTCCCGGACCTCACCGCCCTCATCATGGAACGCACGCCCGCCCCGCCGAGCGAGGGCTGGCCCGCCAGGATCGCGCTCGCCCTGGTCGCGATCGCGCAGCTCGGCCTCGCCTTCGCCCAGCTGCTGGGGGTCGAAGACCACGGCGCCGGGCACGGTGCGGAAACCCTGGTCGGGCACCTTTCGCACGAGAGCAGCGCGTGGAACCTCGCCGTCGGCGTCGGACTCGGCTGGGCGGCCTTCCGCACCAAGGCCGCCGCCGGACAGCTGCCGGCGCTGACCGGTTTCGTCGCGCTGCTGCTGGCGTTGTCGGCGGGCGACCTCGTCACCGGGCAGGTCACCGCCGGGCGCGTGCTGACCCACGGCCTGGTCGTCCTCGGCCTGGTGCTGCTGTTCGTGGTGAACCGCCAGCACCGCCTGCGCACCCGCCCGAGCCCCGCGACGACGGCCGACAGCCCCGATTCGTACTCCACGGAGACGGACCGCGAGACCGGCGAAGCCCCCGAACGACCCCGCCAGCACAAGGGATTCCGCCGCCCGGCGAGCCGCCACGTCGCCTGA